A stretch of DNA from Polyangia bacterium:
AACGGCCGTCGCGGCAAGACCATCACCGGACCGAACAAACGGCCGCTGAAGTCGCTGTCCGACATGCTGAAGGGCAAGCAGGGGCGCTTCCGCCAGAACCTGCTCGGCAAGCGCGTCGACTACTCGGGCCGTTCGGTCATCGTCGTCGGTCCCGAGCTGAAGCTGCACCAGTGCGGCCTGCCGAAGAAGATGGCGCTCGAGCTGTTCAAGCCGTTCATCTACAACAAGCTGGAAGAGCGCGGCTTGGTCACCACGATCAAAAGCGCGAAGAAGCTGGTTGAAAAGGAACGTCCCGAGGTTTGGGACATTCTGGAAGAGGTCATCAAGGAGCACCCGATTCTTTTGAATCGCGCGCCGACCTTGCACCGCCTGGGCATCCAGGCCTTTGAACCGCTGCTGATCGAGGGCAAGGCCATCCAGTTGCATCCGCTGGTCTGCGCGGCGTTCAACGCCGACTTCGACGGCGATCAGATGGCGGTGCACGTGCCGCTGTCGCTGGAAGCGCAGATGGAAGCGCGCGTGCTGATGATGTCGACCAACAACATCCTCAGCCCGGCCAACGGCCGTCCGATCATTCTACCGTCCCAGGACGTGGTCTTGGGTCTTTACTACATGACCCGCGAGCGCATGTTCGCCCGCGGCGAATACCCGCACCACCGCGCCGACGGGAAGATCGAAAAGACCGAGAACGTCAAAGGCGAGAAGATCCGCGCCGACAAGATGCACGGTGTGTACGCCTCCCAGGAAGAGGTGCGCATGGCGTACGACCACGGCGAGCTGGATCTGCAGGCGGCCATCCGCGTGCGCATCGGCGGCGAGCTGACCCCGACCACCGTCGGTCGCGTTCTCATGTACGAGATCGTGCCCAAGCAGTTGCCGTTCAAGATCGTCAACCGGGTGATGGGCAAAAAGCAGCTGGGCGATCTGATCGACAGCTGCTACCGCGCCTGCGGCCAGAAGGAGACCGTCCTTCTCGCCGACAAGCTGCGGTCGCTGGGGTACAGCTTTGCCACCAAGGCGGGCATCTCGATCTGCGTCGACGATCTGCAGATCCCGGCCCGCAAGACCGAGCTTCTGGAAACCGCGCAGAAGGACGTCCAGGAGATCGAGGAGCAGTACACCGAGGGTCTGATCACCGACGGCGAACGATACAACAAGGTCGTCGACATCTGGGCCCAGGTGTCCGAGCAGATCGCCGAAGAAATGATGTCGGAGATCGGCGCGGAAGATCTGATGAACGACGAGACCGGCGAAAAACGCCGCAGCCCGTCCTTCAACCCGATCTACATCATGGCGGACTCGGGCGCGCGCGGTTCGGCGCAGCAGATTCGCCAGCTGGCCGGCATGCGCGGCCTGATGGCCAAGCCCTCGGGCGAGATCATCGAAACGCCGATCACCACCAACTTCCGTGAGGGGTTGTCGGTGCTCCAGTACTTCATCTCCACGCACGGTGCCCGCAAGGGTCTGGCGGATACGGCGCTCAAGACGGCGAACTCGGGGTACCTGACCCGGCGTCTGGTCGACGTGGCCCAGGACTGCATCATCGCCGAGTACGACTGCGGCACGATGGACGGCATCGAGCTCGGCGCGCTGGTCGAGGGCGGCGAGATCATCGAGAAGCTGGGCGACCGCATCCTCGGTCGCGCGGCGGTCGATGACATCTTCGATCCCTACACCGGCGAGGTGCTGGTGCAGTCGAACGAGGAGATCACCGAGGACAAGGTCCGCATCATCGAAGACGCGGGCATTGACCACGTGAAGATCCGGTCGGTGCTGACCTGCGAAACCCGACGCGGAATCTGCGTGCTGTGCTACGGACGCGATCTGGCCCGCGGCCACATCGTCAACATCGGCGAGGCGGTCGGCGTCATCGCCGCCCAGTCCATCGGTGAACCCGGCACACAGCTGACGATGCGGACGTTTCACATCGGCGGCGTCGGCCAGGTGCGCACGGAGCAATCACAGCTGGAGGCCCGTTACGACGGCGTCGTCAAGCTGGAGAACACCACGGTGGTCAAGCGCGAGAAGCACTGGATCGTGATGAACCGCCACGGCGAGATCGTCATCCACGACGAGACCGGCCGCGAGCGCGAACGTTACGGCCTGACCTACGGCGCCAAGCTGCACTTCGGCGAGGGGCAAGCGGTCAAGCAAGGACAGCTGCTGTCCGAGTGGGATCCCTTCTCGGTGCCAATCCTCACCGAGGTCTCCGGGGTTGTGAAGTTCGGCGACGTCATCGAAGGCGTCACCATGACCGAGCAGCTGGACGAGGTCACGGGCCTGTCGCGCAAGAGCATCACGGAGTCGAAGGACGCCGAGCTGCGGCCGCGTGTCTCGCTGAAGGACGACCACGGCAAGACCTTGAAGATTCCGAGCGGCGAGAACGACGCCCGGTACTTCTTG
This window harbors:
- the rpoC gene encoding DNA-directed RNA polymerase subunit beta', which produces MKDIFNFFEKPKDPLSFSAIRISLASPEKIREWSHGEVKKPETINYRTFKPERDGLFCAKIFGPVKDYECNCGKYKRMKHRGIVCEKCGVEVIQSKVRRERLGHINLATPVAHIWFLKSLPSRIGNLLDITLKDLEKILYCESYVVTDPKETGLQRGELLTEERYMKAVEEFGEDAFAAGMGAEAIRELLRFIEVHTLSEQLRTEMKEATSEAKRKKLAKRLKVVDAFRESGNKPDWMMLEVIPVIPPDLRPLVPLDGGRFATSDLNDLYRRVINRNNRLKRLQELNAPEIIIRNEKRMLQEAVDALFDNGRRGKTITGPNKRPLKSLSDMLKGKQGRFRQNLLGKRVDYSGRSVIVVGPELKLHQCGLPKKMALELFKPFIYNKLEERGLVTTIKSAKKLVEKERPEVWDILEEVIKEHPILLNRAPTLHRLGIQAFEPLLIEGKAIQLHPLVCAAFNADFDGDQMAVHVPLSLEAQMEARVLMMSTNNILSPANGRPIILPSQDVVLGLYYMTRERMFARGEYPHHRADGKIEKTENVKGEKIRADKMHGVYASQEEVRMAYDHGELDLQAAIRVRIGGELTPTTVGRVLMYEIVPKQLPFKIVNRVMGKKQLGDLIDSCYRACGQKETVLLADKLRSLGYSFATKAGISICVDDLQIPARKTELLETAQKDVQEIEEQYTEGLITDGERYNKVVDIWAQVSEQIAEEMMSEIGAEDLMNDETGEKRRSPSFNPIYIMADSGARGSAQQIRQLAGMRGLMAKPSGEIIETPITTNFREGLSVLQYFISTHGARKGLADTALKTANSGYLTRRLVDVAQDCIIAEYDCGTMDGIELGALVEGGEIIEKLGDRILGRAAVDDIFDPYTGEVLVQSNEEITEDKVRIIEDAGIDHVKIRSVLTCETRRGICVLCYGRDLARGHIVNIGEAVGVIAAQSIGEPGTQLTMRTFHIGGVGQVRTEQSQLEARYDGVVKLENTTVVKREKHWIVMNRHGEIVIHDETGRERERYGLTYGAKLHFGEGQAVKQGQLLSEWDPFSVPILTEVSGVVKFGDVIEGVTMTEQLDEVTGLSRKSITESKDAELRPRVSLKDDHGKTLKIPSGENDARYFLPVGSTIAVSEGDRIEAGDIIARIPRETTKTKDITGGLPRVAELFESRKPKEHAVIAEIDGVVGFGKDTKGKRKVLITPEKGDAKEYLISKGKHLSVREGDRMKAGEPLMDGAANPHDILKVLGEKALAKYLVDEVQEVYRLQGVKINDKHIETIVRQMLRRIRVIDVGDTSFLVDEHVEKYVFEEENDRVITKGGKPAQGEPLLLGITKASLSTESFISASSFQETTKVLTEAAVCGKVDYLRGLKENVIMGRLIPAGTGLAAYKRLSVHVDEPTAEELAAMPPPPPPMVAAVALNPDE